A segment of the Alphaproteobacteria bacterium genome:
CTTCATACTTTCCCGACAAATCATCAATATAGCCGTCTAATTTTTGGTTATAGGTATTGGTTTCACTATTCATTACTCCCATCAGATCGAGTAAATCGGTCATCAGGCTTTGTGCGGTGAAACTCTGACGTTGAATTTGCGTTCTTTCGGCCTTATTAGAAATATACGTGTCATAGAGCTGCGCATTTAGTGTAGGGGTAAACTGCGTATCGGCCTTGATCAGCTTATTCATCTTTTGTGTGAGTGCGCGATTACGTCCGGTGCAATGGGTATACCACACAGAAAAATTCTGCGGCGTTGGCGGCACCTGACGCTGAATCATTTCTGGCACAGCTTTGCGGGCTATGCTTTTGGCAAAATCTAATGTATCGCTCATTTCTGTGTCATATCCATTTATATTATCTTTTACGGTTTAAGCGGCTTTGCTGCTTATGGCAAATATTTTAAGCATTGCTCCATAGGCCAGCGCGGTTGCCGCTATAGAAATCAGCAACGCTACAAAAAATGCTACATTTAACCGCAACATCATAGGGAATACGATAAAAAATAGCAGCGACGGAATAACCAGCCAAAACACTTCTTTTGAAAGCGCTGCTACTTCAGCATTGCTTTGCCCATCCACATGCATCCAGATAAACGCTAAAATAGAGGTTAGCGGCAGCGAAGCCAGCACCGCTGCAAATAAGCTGTAATGTTTTGCAAGCTCCGAAACGCCCACTACAATCAGCGCCGTTATCAGAATTTTCATTAAAAAATAACCGCTAAAAAACGTGGCCACAGCGCTTCTCCTTGGTTGTAAGATAGGCATGGTTATGCGCATTGGCGGGCAGCGCCAAACTTACCCGTTTGTTGACAATAATACCATTTTCTTCCAGCTGTGTCACTTTATCCGGATTATTGGACAGCAAGCAGATACTGGAATGTCCCAGCAATTTCAAAATATGCGCGGCGGCATTGAATTGCCGCTCATCTGCCTCGAATCCCATGGCTTCGTTAGCGTCGAGGGTATCGAGCCCGGCATCTTGCAATTCATAAGCGCGGAGCTTGTTTACAATGCCTATTCCCCGCCCTTCCTGAGACATATACAGGAGCACACCATGGCCTTGCTGAGCCATACGTGCGATTGCCTCATGCAACTGCTCACCGCAATCACAACGCAAGCTACCAAAAATGTCACCCGTCACACAGCTGGAATGCACCCGCACCAACGGAGCGCTTTGCTTGTGTGGCTCACCGACACACACCACCAAATGCTCCGCATTGCCATAGCGAGGGCGAAATGCTTTCACATGCACATTTTCGAATGCTCTGAGCGGGACATGCGCCGAGCTGACTTCATATAACGTGGTGTGCAAGCCATCTTTATAGGCGGCAATATCTGCGAGTCCAATGCTGAGTATATGCTCTTTTTTTGTCCATGCCTGCGCATCGTCCACGGTCAATTTTCCGGTAATAGCAGCAGGCAGCAACGCAGCAAGCTTGCATAATGTCAATGCTTCGGCCTGCACAAGATTGGCGCCCACAACATGGGCTTGTATGTCAGACATATCTGCCTGTGTTTGCAACGGATCAATGCATTGTTCCAGCACATCGGGTCTATGCGTTAGGCAGTCAAATGCAATAGCGCGAGCTTCTTGCGGCGTGGCACCTTCCAAAGCTAAACGCTTGGCGCGTATACCGGTTATTACCAATGCCGCAGCGTCACATTGGGTTAACAACGCATCGCGGCGTGCATGGTTTGCCATTTCTGCACTCATTACCAGCCAAAAACGCTGTGCCTCGTCTTCTACCACCACCGGATAACCCGCACGAAGTTCGTGCAAGGCGCGGTCTATACGTCGCATAGCGATGGTTTGCGGGTTCTGACTCATCATCATATTGCAATCTGGTTGATTGAGATTACACTGGCCAATATCCTGCCAATGGGCGGGCATTTATAATGCGATAAATAGGCCAAATATGGAAGCGTTTCCTGCAATTATCCTGCTTACTGCTAATCCGGTGCTGGCAACGGCCATTCCGGCACAGCTTAGCCATGTGCAAAATGAGATATGTAATATCGTGGAAAACTGGCAGCAATTTGAAGCCGTCCTATCCCCCACCCCGCCATCGCTTGCATTGCTGGATTGCCATGCATGTGACGCTCAGCTGGAAGGCTTAAATGCATTGCATCAGGCACATCCGCTTATGGCACTGCTGGGCATAGGCACCGCAGAGCAGGCACAGTATTTCGATGCTTTGCCCCTTTCAGGTTTTGCCCTGCGTCCGGTAGCAATGCCTGCCCTGCTACACACGATCGAGCATTTGTTGTATGCCCGCGCTATTACCGCTGGCAATCAGGCGCTACCTTTTGGGCAGCATTGCCAGTTTTATCCGGCAGAGAAATTACTCGCCTATACCAACCAAAAACTTGAGCTAACCGATAAAGAATCCGCTATTTTGCTGTGCTTATACCACCATCGTCACGGATGGTTGGCGCGACAGCAATTTTTGGAAGAAGTCTGGGGATATAGCGATGCTGTAACCACCCACACGTTAGAAACTCATCTTTATCGCCTGCGGATGAAACTGCGCGAGATTTTTGAGACCGATGAAATTATCGTAACCCATCAAGGGGCATATCGACTCAATATCTAATCTTAGCCAATGCTGCATTTCCTATAATTCATTCCCCTAAACAATTGCATTATTATCAGATTTTGCTATAACAAGGACACATTGAACACCAAACTAAAGGGGTAGCAGCCATGGCAATTCGTAAGGCACTAACAGGATTTACTATAGGAATTCTGATGGTTGCAGCATCGGCCAGCGCAAACGCACAAGAATTTGTCAGCACCCATGGCGATTGGTCGGTTTTTACCATTAATAAAGGTGGCAGCAAAGTGTGCTATATGGCAAGCGCCCCTGTAAAGAACACCGGAAACTTTTCTAAGCGCGGCGCGCCATATGCGCTTGTTACCAGCCGCAATGCCTCAACAGATGAATTCAGTGCCTCCAGCGGATACCCTTATAAAACCGGCGAAAAGGTACGCGTAGAGATCGACGGCACGAAATTCGAGCTATTCCCCAAAGATGAATTGGCATGGGCCTATGATATTGCCCAAGATAGCCGTATGGTAACCGCCATGAAAAAAGGCAACCGTATGACGGTGCGTGGCGTGTCACCAAAAGACACCTACTCCCTCGACACCTATTCGCTACGTGGGGCTACGGCGGCATATAATAAGATGAAATCTATGTGCAATTGATGTATAATTGCTTGGTAAAATAGTAAATTTACACATATATGGGCTGGAGTGCTATGCATCGCCCGTGTTGCGTGGGTGTAAATACGCGCTATCATAAATATGAAAGATTAACCTAATGACCCAACCTTCATGTGCCGCTACCCGCCATGCCGAGACATTATCAGCTCCGCATTCCGGCAAAATCCATTTGGTTGGACTGGATATGGAGGAATTAACGGCGGCTTTGGCTTCTGTCGGCTGTGAAAAGTTCCGCTCCAAGCAAATCTGGAACTGGATATATGTCAAAGGCGTGACAGATTTTGAGGCGATGACTAACATTGCCAAACCTATGCGCGAAAAATTGCAAGAGCATTTTACGCTGCGCCGCCCTGCTATAGACGAAAACCTCACCTCCATTGATGGCACCCGCAAATGGCTATTGGAGTTTACCGATGGAAACAAGGTGGAGGCGGTGTTTATACCCGATACCGATCGTGGCGCGTTGTGCGTATCCTCACAGGTCGGATGCACATTAACCTGCACTTTCTGCCATACTGGCACCATGAAACTCGTGCGCAACCTCACCGCAGAAGAAATTATAGGGCAAGTGCTCAACACCCGCGATCAGTTGGAAGAATGGAACAAACCCTCCCCCGAGCAGATATTTACCAATATTGTGATGATGGGCATGGGTGAGCCGTTATTTAACTATGAGAATGTTGCCAAAGCATTAAAAATCATCATGGATCCCAATGGCATTGGCATGTCAAAACGACGCATCACTCTTTCTACTTCTGGCGTGGTGCCTTTAATTGAACGTTGCGGAGAAGAATTGGGAGTGAACCTCGCCATATCCCTGCATGCAGTAACCGATGAGCTGCGCAATGAAATTGTGCCTATTAACAAAAAATACCCGCTTAAAGTATTATTAAACGCCTGCCGTACCTATCCGGCCAGCAATAATGCGCGCCGTATTACTTTTGAATATGTCATGCTTAAAGGCATTAATGATTCCGATAATGATGCACGCGAACTGGTGCGGCTACTTAAAGGCATACCATCGAAGGTGAACCTTATTCCATTTAACCCATGGCCGGGCAGCGATTATGAATGTTCGAGCAACAGCCGAATCGCCGCTTTTGCTAAAATTGTGAATGATGCAGGTTATTCTTCTCCAGTGCGTACTCCCCGTGGACGTGACATATTAGCCGCCTGTGGGCAGCTTAAATCCGAAAGTGAGCGTAAAAAAGGTCAGAAGGTTATCTTATAATTTCATAGAAACGTCACATTTGTGCGTCAAAAATATGCTATTATGTGCAACTGAATAATCATAAAGGAGACCATCGTGGCTCAGGATAAAGAATCCTATATTATACCGCCAAAGCGCGAACCGTCCTATTTAAACGGCTCTGCCGCAGTGGGCGCTGTCATAGGTTTTGCAACCGGACTTCCTTTCGCCCCTGTCGTAGGTGGCGTTATTGGCAGTATGGTTGGTAAAAATAAAATGGAAGAACAAACCGCCAATGGTATAGTTGTAAGCCCTCCCAGCCTTGCGAATAAAGGTGCGATGATTGGTGGCGCATCCGGATTTATGACAGCCGGCCTAGTGGCAGGTGTTGGCGCGGTGGCTCTCACTGGCGGCTTAGGTCTGCTGGGTGTCGCTGGTGTTGCGCTTGCTACCGGCGTTGGCGCAATGATTGGCGGAAAAATCAATAAGCATTTTCAAGAAAAAGCTTATCGCAAAGCTGAAAAATACGTATTAGAAAATGGCAATTATGTTCCCCCGCACGAACAGGCGCAAGCCATTGCCCGCGAGCGTAATGCTCCGGCGCAGCAACAGGATCCCGCAGTAAACTCTCCTGCTATGGACAGCCCAGATCGTCCTCAGCAGCACACAGGGCCTGCAAATGCGGCTG
Coding sequences within it:
- a CDS encoding DUF3147 family protein, whose translation is MATFFSGYFLMKILITALIVVGVSELAKHYSLFAAVLASLPLTSILAFIWMHVDGQSNAEVAALSKEVFWLVIPSLLFFIVFPMMLRLNVAFFVALLISIAATALAYGAMLKIFAISSKAA
- a CDS encoding GTP cyclohydrolase II; this encodes MPAHWQDIGQCNLNQPDCNMMMSQNPQTIAMRRIDRALHELRAGYPVVVEDEAQRFWLVMSAEMANHARRDALLTQCDAAALVITGIRAKRLALEGATPQEARAIAFDCLTHRPDVLEQCIDPLQTQADMSDIQAHVVGANLVQAEALTLCKLAALLPAAITGKLTVDDAQAWTKKEHILSIGLADIAAYKDGLHTTLYEVSSAHVPLRAFENVHVKAFRPRYGNAEHLVVCVGEPHKQSAPLVRVHSSCVTGDIFGSLRCDCGEQLHEAIARMAQQGHGVLLYMSQEGRGIGIVNKLRAYELQDAGLDTLDANEAMGFEADERQFNAAAHILKLLGHSSICLLSNNPDKVTQLEENGIIVNKRVSLALPANAHNHAYLTTKEKRCGHVF
- a CDS encoding winged helix-turn-helix domain-containing protein produces the protein MEAFPAIILLTANPVLATAIPAQLSHVQNEICNIVENWQQFEAVLSPTPPSLALLDCHACDAQLEGLNALHQAHPLMALLGIGTAEQAQYFDALPLSGFALRPVAMPALLHTIEHLLYARAITAGNQALPFGQHCQFYPAEKLLAYTNQKLELTDKESAILLCLYHHRHGWLARQQFLEEVWGYSDAVTTHTLETHLYRLRMKLREIFETDEIIVTHQGAYRLNI
- a CDS encoding invasion associated locus B family protein, which translates into the protein MAIRKALTGFTIGILMVAASASANAQEFVSTHGDWSVFTINKGGSKVCYMASAPVKNTGNFSKRGAPYALVTSRNASTDEFSASSGYPYKTGEKVRVEIDGTKFELFPKDELAWAYDIAQDSRMVTAMKKGNRMTVRGVSPKDTYSLDTYSLRGATAAYNKMKSMCN
- the rlmN gene encoding 23S rRNA (adenine(2503)-C(2))-methyltransferase RlmN, with protein sequence MTQPSCAATRHAETLSAPHSGKIHLVGLDMEELTAALASVGCEKFRSKQIWNWIYVKGVTDFEAMTNIAKPMREKLQEHFTLRRPAIDENLTSIDGTRKWLLEFTDGNKVEAVFIPDTDRGALCVSSQVGCTLTCTFCHTGTMKLVRNLTAEEIIGQVLNTRDQLEEWNKPSPEQIFTNIVMMGMGEPLFNYENVAKALKIIMDPNGIGMSKRRITLSTSGVVPLIERCGEELGVNLAISLHAVTDELRNEIVPINKKYPLKVLLNACRTYPASNNARRITFEYVMLKGINDSDNDARELVRLLKGIPSKVNLIPFNPWPGSDYECSSNSRIAAFAKIVNDAGYSSPVRTPRGRDILAACGQLKSESERKKGQKVIL